In the Anomalospiza imberbis isolate Cuckoo-Finch-1a 21T00152 chromosome 3, ASM3175350v1, whole genome shotgun sequence genome, GCCCCTCTCCCGGGGCCCGGAGGCTCCATGGTCACACAGGCAGGAACGTTGCACCCATGCTTAGAGAGCTTTTTGCAGCTGTGCACACCAGTCCTGTGTTATTTACAAAATCTGACAATGTGCTATTTTTATTAGTTACCCTTTACAGCTTGCATCATTACAAATGTGACCGTACACCAAGGACGATTTTCCCCAATAGGGATTTGAGTACCTGGGCATGTATGGGCTCGTGACATTTTCTGGACCTGTTTATACCTTAATCACTGCTGTTTACTGAAATGTTTGccacttttccctttttatttttttttttttttttttaagaggtgTGATCAAGTCCATTATTGAAATACACAGTCCCTGCTCCAAACCTCAACAAACTTTATGGCAGGTCAGCAAGCTTTGGGTCAGACCCTGActttttttaacataatttttttcttccaaacattTTGAGCTACAGAGCAATTGTAACTTTGTCGTGCTGTACAGAATGTATGCTTCAAAATTCCCACATTAAGGAGCTGCTCAGTGCCTGCAATCCTTTGGTGCGATCAAAAAGGAGAACATGAAGAAATTGAAAGATAAACTAGAAAGGATATCATACAAGAGGTAAAAGGCATCTGAAGGTTCCTTTTGAGAAGGAAAGTGACACCTAAAGGggtgaaggaaaaagaagacatAAAGTAGGTCACTGCTGAATGTAAAAGAGATATGAAGAGGCTCCTGTTGTAGAATCAAAGTGCTTTGGTAAATCAGAGTAATGTGAACAGTCAGAAAGATTAATGTGCTGGAAATCACAATGTTTTATATCTGCCTTTAACTTATTATATTAATCAAGGTAcataaaatattacaaaatcATGTACATCTTGTTTTCACAtccctttaaatatttttgaattagATGTAACAGCTTTGGCTAATGGCTCTGGAAACTGAAGCTCTATTTCCATAGAAGAGCAGTAAAGTATACATCCTTCCCAGGTAGAGAGAGATTAATTCAGTTGCCTGCTCATTCATTTTCGACTGTTCTGATGAGATTTGCAAAGAAATGTCCATTTGTGGTGCTGATTATGAAAAGTTAGTATTTGCTCATTAAACCAAATTATTTCACAAAGTCTGTCCCATGGTAGCTGGGGGCTGAAGTAAAAACACAAAATTCGGGCATCAGGAAAGACTGGAGAAGCACCAGCTCAGGCAACAAATTGCTGGAAGATGTATCTTTTAAAGTATGTGCCTGCCACCCGTGATCCGTAGCACAAACACTAAGTGTCATTTACTGAATTATGGCAGCTTCTGCACAGGCCATTCTAATGATCGAAGAGAGAAAAGTTTCCTTGACAGGCCACCTCTCTGCCCGGGAAGCCTCCACGTACAAGTCGGCCGCAAGGAGCTGCAGAGCGATGTTACATCCTGTCCTCGGGAGGGCGAGGGAAGCTGAGCCTTTGGTCGGAGCAGGCGGGAAGAACAAATCCAGCAGGCTGCCGAGGCCACCTCTGGAGCGGAGCGGCTGCAGATCCAAGGCTCGGACCCGGTCCGGCCGTAGATCCAGCCGGCGCCGTCAGGCCGCTCTCGGGCGAGGCCGACGGGGCGGCCGGGGGAGGAACTGGCGGGCCCCGGGGCGGGGGAAAGCACGGCAGGATGGCCGAGGCATCAGCCAGTTACTTCAATTTCTTAAAATCCTTAAAATCCAGGGGGCAGTTTGTGGTCGAGCAACCAGATGAAGCGGCTCCGATGGCGAAGAgccccgggcggcgggcggggcgggggaggAGCGAAGGGGCAGCGGTGCCGGCTGGACGCCGCGGGGCCCGCCCTGCCCATTCCCCGCTTCTTGTCGcttcccttccccatcccagcctAGCCCGGCCGAGCAGTGCTGCGagctccggccccgccgccgccgccatgtcaggcgcgggcgggcgcggcgcgctggcgctgctgctgctgctgctggggctgcccggGCTGCCGCAGGCCCGGCCCCGCTACGAGCCCACCTGGGGCTCGCTGGACGCCCGGCCGCTGCCCGCCTGGTTTGACGAGGCGAAGTTCGGCGTCTTCATCCACTGGGGCGTGTTCTCGGTGCCCAGCTTCGGCAGCGAGTGGTTCTGGTGAGCTGCAGCCAGAGCGTTCTGGTCGCACCGGAACCGCTGCGGCGGACGGGCCGTGCCAGCGGCCCCAGGGCTCTGCTTGGGAAGCAGCGCTCGGGACAGGCGGGGGTGGTGTGGTGTCCCCCCGTGCGGcggtggtttgggttggagcCCCTCTGCAGGCTGACCATGGAGCTCAGGCGTGTGGAAGAGCTCCGTGTCCACCCGCGGCCACGGACTCCATGGCGCAGTTTGCAGAGGACGTGGAGCTTCTGGTGCGTCTGAGCACCTGTCTGCCCAGCCCCAAACCTCCTGAATGCCTAGGCTGAAGTGACTAAATTAAGCAGAGAGCTGGTAGAGCTGAGAGAAGGgccttgcagcacagcagtATTGGTGAGAGGTGGTTGGTGGAGTGGCCGAAAGAGACCTCTGCAGGACCACCATGAAGGGATGGGTGAAGGGGGTCTCCCCTGTGGGAACAGGCGTTTGGGATCTCCCAGCCTCTGGGGCAGCCTTGTACACCTGCTGGAGCACTGTGGGGAGCGCAGGAGCCCCTCGCTACCCGTGCCTGGCGAGcagctttgctgttttcttGTGCGCATTTTGTGCTGCTGatggttttcttctcttttaccGTTATTGCCATTATTCAAGAGTGCTTTGTACTTATGAGAACCTAAAGCTCTGATCCTTCAGATAATTTCAATTAGAGGCTTAATGAAGTCTTTGTTCTGCAGTGTTCACTGGTACAGGCCCTTTGGCTGTAAGCACGTTTTTGCTGTCACCTTTCCATGCTCTACCAAGTAGTTCCTGTGAGACTTCAAGTGAGACACATTATTATTTACAATATGAAGGTGAGGGTAGCTTTGTGGCACAGCTATGGTGAACCTTAATTACGATACTTGCAAAACAAGCCAACACGTATCTAATTAAACCAATGTTTTCTGGCACCTCCCTTTTCAGAATTATGGTCAAGCGTTTCAGCAGGTTTTTAATGCAGACTACATATACTAATAAATTACTTTTAGAAAGGTGGGACAAAACTAGGTTTGGGTTCAAGCCTCACTCAGAGTGCTGTACTCTGATAGTGGTGTACAGACTCAGGATCGAGCATTCGGTTTTTGACCCTAAAACTCTAATTGCTTTTTGTATTCCTGTATTCTCCTATCACATGGCAGGTGTGGGTCTGGAGCTGCTTCAGGGCCTTCTAACAGCTTGTGCAGTCAGATGACTGAGGTCCTGTATTAGCAGCTCCAAATAGAAGGTCATAAACTGTTATCACCCATCTTGTGTGCCTTCCCTCAGAGCTCCACAGCCTTGGTAACAATATTTCTAGAATCTAATCATGTCAGCATGGAAGTGTTCATGTTAGCAAACCATGCCAGGTTTTGAGAAGCAAGGTTGttactttttaatttaagaaattacATACTTTGAAatcagaggggtttttttttgtttttatttttaaaaatttgtttgttttgctttattgttGTTATTTCCTCTGCCCCTGGCTCTTTCAATGAGAGCTCTTTCAAAGCTGTCTCAGCCTCTTTCttctaagttttttttttccctattggCTGCCAGAGATTTGTTGGTTTATGCTGAAGTGTTTTTGGGAAGGTTACAACAATATTCACACTATGGTCTCAGAGAACTGAGGTCAGAGTCCAGCTCAGGacaggaaagagaaattaatttcagacaTTCAAATTCTGGCCTATTTTATTCCTTCACTTACCATCTATTTTCATATAAGTCTAAATTTGACAAGAGGATTTTTGCTGCTTGGTTTAATTCATAGAAAGGTGACAGAGGTGCATTTGTAAGTGTATGGTGTTTTTGCAGGGGCAGGTTTTGGTTGGAGGACGTGCCTTCTTCTAGCGGGGTGCCTTTGCTTGCAAGCCTCAGGTGTGCAGAGTCTGCAGTGATCTGGTCACAGCTCTCTCTGGCCCTGGGGCTGGGCCCCTTGGGTCACTCAGCTACAGCTGTGTAGAGgattgggactgtcagagagGTAAAGCTGATGATCCCCATATTTGTGGGTGGCAGGGATTGCAATGTTGGGGACAGAGCAGAGATGCCTGATGGCTGAGGTGTGAGACTTGAGGAGGTAAGACATGCAAGTCCgggaaaaatgcatttctcGTGCCACCTCAGCTGCTTACACAGACTGTGGTCTCTAGTACAGTTTTGAGATTTGGGTATTGACCAAGACTATAATTTTTCCATTCTCAAAGTGTAGCTGCTTTTTTCATTGCTTCAGATGAAATTCTGAGACCTTTCCAAAGTGGAATGCAAAGATGTAGAACATGGTACAAATAAGatagaaaaaaggaaatcttTGCTAATCAATACTCTTCTGGAGAAATTTTGTCTTATTGCCAGTGTCATGTACCTCCAATGCCTCTACCTCTCAGTGTTAAATAGGAGCTGATaatttaaattctcttttctttatCTAAAAATACATCAGCAGACATGCTTTGTCCCTATTTTGTAGGTGGTActggcagaaggaaaagagagagccCTATGTGAAATTTATGGACACAAATTACCCACCTGGCTTCAGCTATGAAGATTTTGGTTCTCTGTTTACAGCAGAATTCTTTGATCCCAACCAGTGGGCAGATATTCTGAAGGCTTCAGGTGCAAAATACGTTGTCTTAACTTCAAAACATCATGAGGGTAAGTGGAAGCTTTGTGAATGTTAGTAATTGCTGCATTTCTGTCAACAGATGAAAAAAGCATGTGACTTTTCTACCTTCTAAGAGACATAGAGAAAACCAGGCAGGCTTACCTGCCCCACCATGGccaaagaggaaacaaaaaccACCCAAGAAATGTGCAGGTGTTTTCCTGACTCTTACACAAAAGCTGTGGCCATGGAGTTTGCATAGGAGGAGCAATAGATTGTGCCACTGTTCTCTTGCCATAGGTAAGACAGCCTGAAGTGGTGGTGGCAGATGAGCTTCCTGCAAATGGCcatagtttattttttatttctgttcaatTTATTGCTGAAGGAACCATAAAAGTGATTTCTGCACTGTTTAACATTTGGagagctgctgtgagcaggtAGTTAACAAACTCCTTTGGTTTCTCCAAGGAATTTAGGAACATGTTCCAGGAGTCAACTTCAGATTTAGGAAGGTATAGCTCTTCCTGATGTAGTGCACAGAGGCCAAAACCTTGAACCAGATCTGTAGTTTTACAGGCACAATTTTTTCTAGCACTGTCATTGTAAGCTACTTTGcagagaaaagtaaagaaaaataaagcttctgGAAGGAAATACAGTAGCAAAGAAAGTATAAAATATTAAGATATTCTACAATACATCTAATGAATGTTGTTGGTCTTTGTGAGATGTGGGTTCAAGGCTGGCCAATGTGTGATGTGTCAATTTTAATCTCAGCTCTGATGACACACATAATTCTTGATCTTGAATTTCACTTGTGGTGAAATTCCCAGTGACTTCAAAAGAACCAGGATTAATTTAGTCTGTCCAATAGCCTTGTGCATGAATTTTTAGGTTGTTTAGTCCATACAATTGCATGTATCCAGTTCACAGAAGTAGCACAAGATTTATTAGACAGTGTGTATAAAGGGGTTAGAAGGTGAGAGTGGAGCTCTTCTGGCAGCTCAGTGGTCTGAGTCTGCAGTGCAGTAGTATATGTTAGTGGTTGTGCTGGACTGATGGATGTCTGAAAGGTCAAATCTCTCCTGATATTTAATCTTGATGTTTTAACAGCTGTTTCAGGAGGTTTTGCCTTCTCCTTATACATATACAGAGTAGCTGATTGAGCTGTTATAAATATCAAGGCAAACAAAAAGTGAACATTTGCATAAGATGGAATCAGAAAAGAGAACAGTCTTTGAATGCAAATTATAGCTTGGGCTTTCTGCAGCTGAGAAACAATTCTATCTTCCATTTGCTGATTTTGTATTTACAGTTCACATTTGCTGTAGATGCCTCAAAAGCTGCTATATTTTTGGTTAATTTCAGAGTCGTAGAGTTAGAGAATGCCTTgtgttggaaggggccttaaaagTCATCTAGTTAATTTAATTGGCACATATGAATAGAGTGAATAATTAAAGAGAAGGAATAATTATCCTAAGCAgtaaagaactggaaaatataaatgtatatgCATACgtataaaaaaatacatttctgataTTAAAACTACTACCATTCTACATAAACAGGCTATAGGCACACTTTATACCATGACAACAATATTATtacatatataatttttattattttattttatacaacACTTCCAACCACTTTCCAGAAAGAAGAACTGTAATgtcttctcttcttttctttcttatcctttgatttttctctttttaggctTTACTTTATGGGGGTCCAAATATTCTTGGAACTGGAATGCTGTTGATGTGGGACCAAAGCGAGATCTTGTTGCTGAACTAGCAACATCTGTTAGAAACAGGACTGACTTGCATTTTGGGTTATACCATTCCCTGTTTGAATGGTTCAATCCTCTCTTCCTTGAGGATGCCACCAATGCCTTTAACACAACCAAGTTTCCAACTAGCAAATCATTACCAGAACTCTATGAAATTGTGACCAAGTACCAGCCAGAAATAATTTGGTCTGATGGGGATGGAAATGCTCCAGATACTTACTGGAACAGCACTGGTTTCTTGGCTTGGCTGTATAATGACAGGTACATAATGATGCTGGTTTAGCTCCTTATCTGAAATTCTGCTCTGTGTCtagtttgtttcattttttgtttgttttgtggaaCCTGCTACTTCTACTTAGGGGACTTAGCAAAATATTAATTCTCCTGAAATACAGAATCCAGATCTTTCCTAGAACTATCAAAGCTGGCTTTAGAAAAAGACTGTTTTGTACTTTTTAAACACATTTgcaaattaataatttaagaTGGTATTGGCTATTCTGCTTAATCATAGTCTTCCCTAAGTATTTGCTGTTGCACAGAAACACAGGATAGCAGGACAATTTGAGAATATGGATACATTGTTGTCATCGCAGACTGAACATCTGGCAGTGGATATGAAGTGCAGAGTGATTTCTGGCAGAGCTCCTGTAAAAGTCTGGAGCTTATTTCCCTAAGAGATTCTGATCTGGACCTTTTATTAGCAAAGCATGAGAATAGAATTCCTGACATAGCACTTAATCTTATTGGAATAAATTAATAGTACAGAAGTCATCCAAAATGTTAGTTCCTGGGAGGGATGTGTGTGGGAAGGGATTACTCTGGCTGTGACCGCATTTTATAGAATAAAAGTAACAAAACTCCTCTGTTCCCAGCCCAGTCCGGGACACAGTAGTGACCAATGACCGCTGGGGAGCTGGCAGTATCTGTGCCCATGGCGGCTTCTACACGTGCAATGACCGCTACAACCCCAGGCACCTCCTGCCCCACAAGTGGGAGAACTGCATGACCATCGACCGCAGCTCCTGGGGTTACCGCAGGGATGCGCGGCTCCGGGACTACCTCCCCATCGAGGACTTGGTGAAGGTACCGTGGGCCACGGGAGCTGCTGCCACTCCCCATTCTCTCTCCTGATTGTTATATTGTGCTGTTTAACTGTCTGATTATGTACCTGTTTTTATGAATAAGATGATTTTAATTCAATAGTGACTCcatgaaataataaattattttgttcatTTCCAGCCTTAATGCTGGCAGGATGGAAAACCCATGTAATTCTTAATCTTAGTTGTTTCTATAGAATGAATTTCTAGTAAAAATTTGGTCAGTTTCTTAGAAGATGTTTTCCCTGTGAGTAACCAGCTAAGGACTGATCTGGACCATCTGGTCATTACCTTTTCAACTAAGTTTCTCTGGTAACTGCATATGCAAGATGATGAGAAGGAAACAGTTGCAGTTTCTCAGCTCCTGTTTAGTAACTTCTGCTGCAAGGCTACATCTTTTCCCCTTCACAGATAGACACAGTTTATGACTCTGCAGTAGTTTTACTTTGTAGTGAGAAACTTTCCTTACAGACATACAGGTAAACACTACCAGAAGCAGACAGCTGGTGTTGTTAGAACATTGATTGCCTTACTAGACTGAGGTATTAAAAAAGATTTGAAGCATAGGAAACCTGAATGAAAGGAAGATTGATCAGTCTTTCAGAATAATGTATTTAATTGCAAAATTCAGCTAGTGAGGGAAAGATTGTTACTGTTGCTTAATATTGTCACTGTTTCTAGTGCTGTCCTCACAAAAGACAATTTGAAATTGAAGTAACTTCTTTTCAGAGGCAGAAGGTTTGAATTAATTCAGCAGCATGTCTTCAGCTGTCTGTTTCTCAGACTTATGCATCTTAGTCTGTGATCTCTGGAGGGCAGTGTGGATGTGAACATAAATTTTATAGGCTTTGTAGATTTCCTTGTGTTTTACAGCTGTTTCTGTGAAATAGGAAAAACATCaaacaggaggaaggaggaagttGTTTTTCTAAGATTCAATAAAGGTGAACTAGCAactattttctttattctgcTCTGGTGTAGAGAAATCATCTGTCCTGTTGGTAAAACCATCAATACATTCTTGCAGAAGTTGAAATGATAAAAGAGTTGCAGGGTCTGATTCTAATGTAGATTCAGGCAGACATACTGATGCAAGAAGGTATTTGGGGCTCTCTTTGGATGTAAAAATTGACAGCAGAGCTTTGTTTTATGGGAGCTTAAATTTTGTATTAACTTTTGGGATGAACCTCAAAGTCTCagcatgcagcagcagcataaCTCATTTGATTCATCATTCTGAAGCAGTACAGCATACTTTAGAAAGTACTTCATATATGTGATTTCATTACTCATAACCATATGCTCTGTGTGTTTAAAAACACTGCAGCAACTTGCAGAAACAGTGTCTTGTGGAGGAAATCTCCTGATGAATATCGGGCCCACCCACGATGGTCGCATCGCTGTTGTGTTTGAGGAGCGACTGAGGCAGGTGGGCTCTTGGCTGAAGGTCAATGGAGAGGCCATCTATGGAACGAAACCATGGAGAGCACAGAACGACACAGTCACACCTGGAGTCTGGTAAGTCTACTGAACCAAAATGCAGGCTCTGGAAAGCAGCACCAATGGTATGTGAAGCTTTGAAATCCCTAATGACTTCATGCTACAGAATCACTGTCTTAGTTTGTATGTGGTGAAGGAATTAATGTCTTTGTTAGTGTAAATAACTGTATCTAAAATGTGTATAAAGCTGTAGGTAGAGACTAGTTTTGGGATGATGCTGAGGCTGAAAGGAAAGCTGCAAGCATTTCTTTGGTCATCTTTTGCTTCTTGGTGTAGGCTAATCTGTTAGGTAATTCTGTTTGCTTCTAGTGGgcaacagaaatgaaaaaaaaattttggaaATACAAGATTGCTATGAAGTGTTTATCTGAACAAAGGAATACTCAATGTCACGTGATGTTTAGAAAGAAAGTGGGAAGATAACAGCAATTATTTGGTTGCTAAATACAGTCAGCCTCTGGCCTCCCCTCTGCCCTTGTTACTTGTAGCTTCTCTAACACCTTCATGGTCAAACAGGGTTTTGGTCTTGACCCTcttgtctctgtgtgtgtttctaCTCCCATTCCTGGTAAGATTTGGCCATCTGGCTTTTGCCtggagatgctgaactgttgacTGTTTAGTAAAATCCCTTTCAAGAGCAATAAAAAACTGTAATTAAAtaggaaggagggaggaatgTTTCAGGGGTACGCCACAAGATTTCCAATGGCATAATgatgaaaacagtatttttaaaaactagcTATGCAAGGTGGAAACTCTGTCGCTCATACTATCTTTAAATTAATTCAGTCTGCATGTTAGCATATAGATGGGAGTTACCATGTTTTTCTGAATATAACCTACAGTTTTCTGTTAATGATTCTCCATCCTGCAAGTATCTCCTTCCTGTATGGCTGAGTTGATACAGTGTGCTAAAGTTAAAACAGGTGTTTACCTCTGAATTCAGTTCTTTAATAGTTTTCATTACCTCTAGTTTGTTGAAACTAATTTTCAAGGAACAAGCACATTATTAAAGGGCATAATTCATCTGACCAGGTGGTTATGTGTGTGAAAATGTAATTAATCCTGAGTTTTCTAATCCATTTTTCCAGTCTTGAAAGCACTCTTATGTATCACTTCTAAAGATTTACAAGGAAAAGCTGACATACCTTTGTGGTCCCCATTTCCAACCAGGTACACGTTCAGCCCTAAAGAAGGGAAAGTCAATGCTATCTTCCTTAACTGGCCAGTCTCTGGGATTCTGGAACTTGGTGAGCCACGGGCTAAGCTTGGAGAAACACAGGTAAAATAGAGTGCACACACaaatccccctcccctccttctAGGATGTGTCATGTTCCATCTTGTTTATTTAAGTTTCTGGCATCTTTGGGAATGCATAGCTGTTAGGACTTTGGAAGCGACccagaaaaatgttttgttttctttctgggaCATCCTTGTCATAGTCCTCTCAGTGGCATGTTTCTTATCCAACAAAGTTAGACTGAGATGTTGCTGGGACATGTTTTAGCTTGCAAACTAAGAATCACAAAGAGGCCAAGGAGCAGGGGAAAAAACTGCGCCATCCCTCCTGTTTCCTGTGTAGACTCCTAACTCAGCATGACTTTTCTTTAGAAGTAGCTGTCGTCACAACTTTGGTAATACCAGAGTTGCCGTAGTGGTGCAGTTGTTTGAAGTCAAAGCCTTGCAGGAAAGGAATGTAACACAGTGGTTTTtgttgcccagggaggctgaAGAGCAGTGTTACCCTAGATGTGCATCTTGAACCAAGTAGAGGTCAGAAGTTGAGGACAGTGATGCCACACCTACACTGGCAAGTAGCAAGTAACCCAATGGAAGCAGAAGTTGGTATTAACTCTGTGCATTTAAGGGGAGATTCACTTTGGCTTAGCTCTGCTCTGGTCTCATGCACTGCATGTTCATTAGCTGCTGAAATGCATTAGGAGTGTTTCTGGACTGCCCATTCTGGTCTAGTTCCATATGAAAGTAGTCTGACTGGTGCCAAGACAGctctgtgacatggagaaagagTAATTTCACAAGTGATGGAGATTCCTCTGGAATTCTGGGGGGATAGCTAGACTCTATGTGCACTAGAAAGTACTGTTTCTCAGCAGCAGAGACTGGTCTGCAGCCACTCCAGCAGGTCACCAGCTGGTGTGACAGCATCAACCTATTTGTGGTTTTTAGTACTTCAGATCAGCTTTCTCTGAGATACCTGGCTGCCCTCTGAGAAACAGTCATGCTCATTCAAGACTACAAGTTTCACCATGGGAAGCAGGCAGTTTGGAAATGGGATGCAAAGCTCTGTACTGTGGCTGCTAGATCTCTGCTTAGACCTAAATCCTACTCCAAATGCTTCCAAAAGGTCTTTATGTACTTCCTACAGCCCTAAGTACTTCTCAAGACCCAACATGAGTAGCTTTTTTACTTGCATATCTACTTGCAAATGTTTCTCCATTACCTTTAATAA is a window encoding:
- the FUCA2 gene encoding plasma alpha-L-fucosidase: MSGAGGRGALALLLLLLGLPGLPQARPRYEPTWGSLDARPLPAWFDEAKFGVFIHWGVFSVPSFGSEWFWWYWQKEKREPYVKFMDTNYPPGFSYEDFGSLFTAEFFDPNQWADILKASGAKYVVLTSKHHEGFTLWGSKYSWNWNAVDVGPKRDLVAELATSVRNRTDLHFGLYHSLFEWFNPLFLEDATNAFNTTKFPTSKSLPELYEIVTKYQPEIIWSDGDGNAPDTYWNSTGFLAWLYNDSPVRDTVVTNDRWGAGSICAHGGFYTCNDRYNPRHLLPHKWENCMTIDRSSWGYRRDARLRDYLPIEDLVKQLAETVSCGGNLLMNIGPTHDGRIAVVFEERLRQVGSWLKVNGEAIYGTKPWRAQNDTVTPGVWYTFSPKEGKVNAIFLNWPVSGILELGEPRAKLGETQVKLAGYRELLKWVALGEKGMVIALPQLTPQQMPCQWGWTLQMTDAD